TTAGAGGAGTTGGCGGCTCCCTATGAAATTCTCTCAGAGGCAGGCGCCAATATTACTTTAGCTTCTCCTTTGGGCGGAAAACCGCCGGTCGATCCTATAAGTTTGAAATCGGCTGCACAAAGCAAATATACCAAAATGTTTAAACATGACCAGCAGGCGCAAGAGGCCTTGTCAAAAACGCTGGTTCTGACTTCTGTGCATCCAGAAGATTATGATGCCGTTTTTTATCCCGGTGGACATGGGCCGCTTTATGATTTAGCGGATAATCAAGATTCTATCCGTTTAATTGAGGATTTTGCGAAGGCAAAAAAACCTGTGGCCGTTCTTTGTCATTCCCCTTCCGTTTTGAAAAATGTCAAAGATATTCGGGGGGATTTTTTGGTAAATGGTCGTAAAATTACGAGCTTTTCAGATAGTGAGGAGGCTGGGGCAGCCTTAGCAAGAAAATATTATTGGGTTCCTTTGTTTTTACAAAAACTGGGTAATGGACACACTTACAGCTTAGCAAAACTCCCCCAAAATCAACTCATGGAAAAATTGCATTTAAAGGGTGTTTTACCTTTTTTAACAGAGGATATGCTCAAAGAGTCAGGGGCACATTATCAGCGTAAACCAAACTGGGAAGCTTTTGTCGTTGACGATGTGACAGCAGATGGTGGGGTTATTTTAAGTGGTCAAAATCCGCAATCCTCATCGTTACTTGCCAAAAAGCTTGTAGAGATTTTAGTTTCAAAATGAGCTTAAATTTTTAAAAGAGATGTTATGTGTTTCAAAAGGAAAGGGGCGCTTCTAGCGCCCCTTTTTGAGAGATTATGTTTTTGATTGAGAGAAAGCCTCTAAAATTCTAATCCAAGCCCGAATACCTTTGCGATAGGATTCAATAGCATACGATTCATTGGGCGAGTGAATGCGGTCTTCTGAAAGTGCAAAACCGACCAAAAGTGCCGGTAAACCTAATTTATGCTCTACCTCTTCCGCAATAGGAATGGAGGCACCGCAACCAATCGCAATCGCTTTATTTTCCCATTCATCCCTAAGCGCTTTTAAAGCAATTTGTAGGAGAGGCGTATTTTTTGGAAACTCCCATCCTGGAGAAGCGCCATGCGGATGAAACTCAGCCCTCGCATCTTTAGGAAGATGGTCTTGAATATGTTGACGAAAAGTTTCTCTAATTTGTTTCGGATTTTGTCCGGGAACAGTTCTAAAGGAGATTCTTGCAGTCGCGTTTGCCGGAATGACGGTTTTAAAACCTGGATCTGTATATCCGCCAAAAATCCCGTTGATTTCGCAGGTTGGACGTGCCCAAAGCTGCTCGATACAGCTAAAACCTTTTTCACCGGCTGGTTCAGAAAGTCCAACTTTTTCCAAAATCTCATTTTCACTTTTTAAGCTACTGTTCCATTCTTTCTTTTCTGCTTCGGAAGGGAGACGAACATTATCATAAAATCCTTTTAGCGTGATGCGGCCTGTGTCATCCCGTAAGGCCGCTAAGGCTTTTGTCAGAATATGGATAGGATTGGCAGCGGCATTGCCGAACATGCCGGAATGAAGATCTTGGTTTGCGCAATGGATAATGACTTCTTCCCCAACAAGCCCTCTGAGGGAGGCTGTGATGGCTGGAAGATCTTTGTGTGGCATCATCGTATCGCAGACCAAAACGAGGTCGGCTTTGAGGTCTTCTTTATGCGCATCGATGAAAAAAGGCAGATTTTCACCGCCAACCT
The sequence above is drawn from the Acetobacteraceae bacterium genome and encodes:
- a CDS encoding type 1 glutamine amidotransferase domain-containing protein, giving the protein MFLKKRIRQGFFSLFVAASLLPAWAFAGALGNIDRLENKNVLFVITSHDQLGDSHNKTGYWLEELAAPYEILSEAGANITLASPLGGKPPVDPISLKSAAQSKYTKMFKHDQQAQEALSKTLVLTSVHPEDYDAVFYPGGHGPLYDLADNQDSIRLIEDFAKAKKPVAVLCHSPSVLKNVKDIRGDFLVNGRKITSFSDSEEAGAALARKYYWVPLFLQKLGNGHTYSLAKLPQNQLMEKLHLKGVLPFLTEDMLKESGAHYQRKPNWEAFVVDDVTADGGVILSGQNPQSSSLLAKKLVEILVSK
- a CDS encoding dipeptidase, which translates into the protein MSDQELQAALQEADKNFPKSLEKLSEFVRIPSISTKEEHREDCKKAANWLAEELRSLGLETNLYPGKWGDPGHDLVLGKIDPHKTANPKGPTLLFYGHYDVQPVDPIELWESDPFKPTKRMREDGQEALYGRGASDDKGQLLTFVEACHAWIKANGKLPLPIKFLSEGEEEVGGENLPFFIDAHKEDLKADLVLVCDTMMPHKDLPAITASLRGLVGEEVIIHCANQDLHSGMFGNAAANPIHILTKALAALRDDTGRITLKGFYDNVRLPSEAEKKEWNSSLKSENEILEKVGLSEPAGEKGFSCIEQLWARPTCEINGIFGGYTDPGFKTVIPANATARISFRTVPGQNPKQIRETFRQHIQDHLPKDARAEFHPHGASPGWEFPKNTPLLQIALKALRDEWENKAIAIGCGASIPIAEEVEHKLGLPALLVGFALSEDRIHSPNESYAIESYRKGIRAWIRILEAFSQSKT